One genomic segment of Amycolatopsis sp. WQ 127309 includes these proteins:
- the glgX gene encoding glycogen debranching protein GlgX: MATRPSADHVLAGRPFPLGAHPEAGGVRFAITSAVADAVDLCLIDADGSQRRIALTERTFGVWHGLVPGVTPGQRYGYRVHGPYDPARGLRCNPHKLLLDPYARQITGQLTDLTAAQGFTGDPDRGPMSTVDSLGSVPLSVVTSPGGPDTGAHPEVPFEEAVIYELHVKGFTQQHPFIPEALRGTYLGLAHPVAIEYLTRLGVTSVELLPVHTFLDEPSLVRGGRHNYWGYSPLGFFAPHAAYASEPGHEVEEFRLMVAALHAAGIEVIVDVVFNHTCEGGPDGPTLSFRGLNAPVYYLHTDRGHMADITGCGNTLEAGSPTVVRLVTDSLRYWTQELGVDGFRFDLASTLGRPRGGAFDAASTLLTAITTDPVLSRCKLIAEPWDATGEGYRVGGFGAQWAEWNGRYRDTIRDFWRGATGVRDLAYRLSGSSDLYDHNLRRPWQSINFITAHDGFTLRDLVSYNEKHNEANGEDNRDGTNDNRSWNHGAEGETGDAEIRELRTRQARNLFATLLLSTGTPMLTAGDEFWRTQHGNNNAYCLDDETSWFDWTPGDTEAETMLAFARRVVRLRAGSPALRQPEFFEGRTTPTGKPDLVWFRPDGEEFGESDWFADRRTLGMWIDGSNSQARNREGALVPDHSWLLWLHAGDEPTDVVLPGREYGETFKPTLDTSTGDGSPGNPGPLEPKSRVTLQSRSLLLLRAPRLAAEPPAEPY, from the coding sequence ATGGCTACCCGACCCTCCGCCGACCACGTCCTCGCCGGACGCCCGTTCCCGCTCGGCGCCCACCCCGAGGCGGGCGGGGTCCGGTTCGCCATCACCTCCGCCGTCGCGGACGCCGTCGACCTGTGCCTGATCGACGCCGACGGCTCGCAGCGGCGGATCGCGCTCACCGAACGCACGTTCGGCGTCTGGCACGGCCTGGTGCCCGGCGTGACGCCCGGGCAGCGCTACGGCTACCGCGTCCACGGGCCCTACGACCCGGCCCGCGGCCTGCGCTGCAACCCGCACAAGCTGCTGCTGGACCCGTACGCCCGGCAGATCACCGGGCAGCTCACCGACCTGACCGCCGCCCAGGGCTTCACCGGCGACCCGGACCGCGGCCCGATGTCCACAGTGGACTCGCTGGGTAGCGTGCCGCTGTCGGTCGTCACCTCGCCCGGCGGCCCGGACACCGGGGCGCACCCGGAGGTGCCGTTCGAGGAGGCGGTGATCTACGAGCTGCACGTCAAGGGCTTCACCCAGCAGCACCCGTTCATCCCCGAGGCGCTGCGCGGCACCTACCTGGGCCTGGCCCACCCGGTGGCCATCGAGTACCTGACCCGGCTCGGCGTCACCTCGGTGGAGCTGCTGCCGGTGCACACCTTCCTCGACGAGCCGTCCCTGGTCCGCGGCGGCCGGCACAACTACTGGGGGTACTCGCCGCTCGGCTTCTTCGCGCCGCACGCGGCCTACGCCAGCGAGCCCGGCCACGAGGTCGAGGAGTTCCGGCTGATGGTGGCGGCGCTGCACGCGGCCGGCATCGAGGTGATCGTCGACGTCGTGTTCAACCACACCTGCGAGGGCGGGCCGGACGGGCCGACGCTGAGCTTCCGCGGGCTCAACGCGCCGGTGTACTACCTGCACACCGACCGCGGCCACATGGCCGACATCACCGGCTGCGGCAACACCCTGGAGGCCGGCTCGCCGACCGTGGTCCGGCTGGTGACCGACTCGCTGCGCTACTGGACGCAGGAACTCGGCGTCGACGGCTTCCGGTTCGACCTGGCCAGCACGCTGGGCCGGCCGCGCGGCGGCGCGTTCGACGCCGCCTCGACGCTGCTCACCGCGATCACCACCGACCCGGTGCTCTCGCGCTGCAAGCTGATCGCCGAGCCGTGGGACGCGACCGGCGAGGGCTACCGCGTCGGCGGCTTCGGCGCCCAGTGGGCGGAGTGGAACGGCCGCTACCGCGACACGATCCGCGACTTCTGGCGCGGCGCGACCGGCGTCCGCGACCTGGCCTACCGGCTGTCCGGTTCGTCGGATCTGTACGACCACAACCTGCGCCGGCCGTGGCAGTCGATCAACTTCATCACCGCCCACGACGGCTTCACGCTGCGGGACCTGGTGTCCTACAACGAAAAGCACAACGAGGCCAACGGCGAGGACAACCGCGACGGCACCAACGACAACCGCTCGTGGAACCACGGCGCGGAGGGGGAGACGGGCGACGCGGAGATCCGCGAGCTGCGCACCCGGCAGGCGCGGAACCTGTTCGCGACGCTGCTGCTGTCCACCGGCACCCCGATGCTCACCGCGGGCGACGAGTTCTGGCGCACCCAGCACGGCAACAACAACGCCTACTGCCTCGACGACGAGACGTCGTGGTTCGACTGGACGCCGGGGGACACCGAGGCCGAGACGATGCTCGCGTTCGCCCGCCGCGTCGTCCGGCTGCGCGCCGGCAGCCCGGCGCTGCGGCAGCCGGAGTTCTTCGAAGGCCGGACCACGCCGACCGGCAAGCCGGACCTGGTCTGGTTCCGCCCGGACGGCGAGGAGTTCGGCGAGAGCGACTGGTTCGCCGACCGCCGCACGCTCGGCATGTGGATCGACGGCTCCAACAGCCAGGCCCGCAACCGCGAGGGCGCGCTGGTGCCGGACCACTCGTGGCTGCTGTGGCTGCACGCGGGCGACGAGCCCACGGACGTCGTCCTGCCGGGCCGCGAGTACGGCGAGACGTTCAAGCCGACCCTCGACACCAGCACCGGCGACGGCAGCCCGGGCAACCCGGGTCCGCTGGAGCCCAAGAGCCGGGTGACGCTCCAGTCCCGTTCCCTGCTCCTGCTGCGCGCCCCGCGCCTGGCGGCCGAACCCCCGGCCGAACCCTACTGA
- a CDS encoding phosphotransferase, which yields MSETSELVDALTGDLARWLPAQRWFAGKDRPVTGVRPLGVTELVEGDPQLLHLVIEVIQGDRREPYQLLVGRRTHPPEIASGSWIVAGGDLNAYEASADADLTGVLLDLMASEGRVGALGFGHEPGVELETGLRARPISSEQSNTSLVYGGQYILKLFRKLTPGQNKDLLLHRALQKVGSKHIAQPLGSITGDLDGEPTTVGMLQQFIPDAVDGWAMATTSVRDLMAGPERHAEEVGGDFAGEAERLGRAVAEVHADLAAALDTEGVDADELDRTMKAMIARLETVAGQVPELAAYAPALRASFETLRTLPADSVSMQFIHGDLHLGQVLRTVTGWLLIDFEGEPAAPVEERHALRSPLRDVAGMLRSFDYAAQQMLVGQPDDPELAERAQEWSARNRTAFCEGYAAIAADPRDQGELLRAFELDKAIYEVSYEYANRPDWLGVPLASIARIMRGDG from the coding sequence GTGTCCGAGACCAGTGAACTGGTCGACGCACTGACCGGCGATCTGGCCCGGTGGCTGCCGGCCCAGCGCTGGTTCGCCGGCAAGGACCGGCCGGTGACCGGTGTCCGGCCGCTCGGCGTGACCGAGCTGGTCGAAGGCGATCCGCAGCTGCTGCACCTGGTCATCGAGGTGATCCAGGGCGACCGCCGCGAGCCCTACCAGCTGCTGGTCGGCCGGCGGACGCACCCGCCGGAGATCGCGTCGGGCAGCTGGATCGTCGCGGGCGGCGACCTGAACGCCTACGAGGCGTCCGCGGACGCGGACCTGACCGGCGTGCTGCTGGACCTGATGGCGAGCGAGGGGCGCGTCGGCGCGCTCGGCTTCGGGCACGAGCCCGGCGTGGAGCTGGAGACCGGGCTGCGCGCCCGGCCGATCTCGTCGGAGCAGAGCAACACCTCGCTGGTCTACGGCGGCCAGTACATCCTCAAGCTGTTCCGCAAGCTGACCCCGGGCCAGAACAAGGACCTGCTGCTGCACCGTGCGCTGCAGAAGGTCGGCAGCAAGCACATCGCGCAGCCGCTCGGTTCGATCACCGGCGACCTGGACGGCGAGCCGACCACGGTCGGCATGCTCCAGCAGTTCATCCCGGACGCGGTCGACGGCTGGGCGATGGCCACCACCAGCGTCCGCGACCTGATGGCCGGCCCGGAGCGGCACGCCGAGGAGGTCGGCGGCGACTTCGCCGGCGAGGCCGAGCGGCTGGGCCGCGCGGTCGCCGAGGTGCACGCGGACCTGGCCGCGGCGCTCGACACCGAGGGTGTCGACGCCGACGAGCTGGACCGCACGATGAAGGCCATGATCGCGCGGCTGGAGACCGTCGCCGGGCAGGTCCCGGAGCTGGCCGCGTACGCGCCGGCGCTGCGGGCGTCGTTCGAGACGCTCCGGACGCTGCCCGCCGACTCGGTCTCGATGCAGTTCATCCACGGCGACCTGCACCTGGGTCAGGTGCTGCGGACGGTCACCGGCTGGCTGCTCATCGACTTCGAGGGCGAGCCCGCGGCCCCGGTCGAGGAGCGGCACGCGCTCAGGTCGCCGTTGCGCGACGTGGCGGGCATGCTGAGGTCGTTCGACTACGCCGCCCAGCAGATGCTGGTCGGGCAGCCGGACGACCCGGAGCTGGCCGAGCGGGCGCAGGAGTGGTCGGCCCGCAACCGCACGGCGTTCTGCGAGGGCTACGCCGCGATCGCGGCGGACCCCCGGGACCAGGGTGAGCTGCTGCGCGCGTTCGAACTGGACAAGGCGATCTACGAAGTGAGCTACGAGTACGCGAACCGGCCCGACTGGCTGGGCGTCCCGCTCGCCTCGATCGCCCGGATCATGCGGGGAGATGGGTGA
- the treZ gene encoding malto-oligosyltrehalose trehalohydrolase, whose product MTFTVWAPSAERVRVRVDADVHEMTRGEGGWWSAEAEGINYAFLIDDSDEPLPDPRSRWQPHGVHKESRVYDHAEFDWTDDAWHGRQLAGGVVYELHIGTFTPGGTFDAAIDRLDHLVELGITHVELLPVNSFDGTAGWGYDGVLWGAVHEPYGGPDGLKRFVDAAHARGLAVALDVVYNHLGPSGAYLDRFGPYFAGQNDWGPGLNLDGPGSDEVRRYVVDNALAWFRDFHLDALRLDAVHALLDRRAVHLLEQLAVEVETLSTALNRPLTLIAESDLNDPKLVTPRERGGYGLQAQWSDDFHHAMHVRLTGEDEGYYADFAAPDALQRVLHDVFFHAGTWSSFRERTHGRPVDTRSVPGHRFLAYLQDHDQIGNRAAGDRLSATVPAGRLACGAAILFCSPFTPMVFMGEEWAASTPWQFFASFPDPELAEAVRTGRRREFARHGWGETDVPDPMDPATVERSRLDWAEVDQPEHREVLDLYRALIRLRRERPELADPWTPDLRIDAAPDGSWLVLRRGGLRLACNFGPGEVTLPLGATKELLAWAPATLDGGAAHLPPETFVLAETTP is encoded by the coding sequence ATGACGTTCACCGTGTGGGCCCCGTCGGCCGAGCGCGTCCGCGTTCGGGTCGACGCCGACGTGCACGAGATGACCCGGGGCGAGGGCGGCTGGTGGTCCGCCGAAGCCGAGGGCATCAACTACGCCTTCCTGATCGACGACTCCGACGAGCCGCTGCCGGACCCGCGGTCGCGGTGGCAGCCGCACGGCGTGCACAAAGAATCCCGCGTCTACGACCACGCGGAGTTCGACTGGACCGACGACGCCTGGCACGGGCGGCAGCTGGCCGGCGGCGTCGTCTACGAGCTGCACATCGGCACCTTCACCCCCGGCGGCACCTTCGACGCCGCGATCGACCGGCTCGACCACCTGGTGGAGCTGGGCATCACGCACGTCGAGCTGCTGCCGGTGAACTCCTTCGACGGCACCGCGGGCTGGGGTTACGACGGCGTCCTCTGGGGCGCGGTCCACGAGCCCTACGGCGGGCCGGACGGGCTGAAGCGGTTCGTCGACGCGGCGCACGCGCGCGGCCTCGCCGTGGCGCTCGACGTCGTCTACAACCACCTCGGGCCCTCCGGTGCCTACCTCGACCGGTTCGGGCCGTACTTCGCCGGCCAGAACGACTGGGGACCCGGGCTCAACCTCGACGGGCCGGGTTCGGACGAGGTCCGCCGGTACGTCGTCGACAACGCGCTCGCGTGGTTCCGCGACTTCCACCTGGACGCGCTGCGCCTGGACGCCGTCCACGCGCTGCTCGACCGGCGGGCCGTCCACCTGCTCGAACAGCTCGCCGTCGAGGTCGAGACGCTGTCGACGGCGCTGAACCGGCCGCTGACGCTGATCGCCGAGTCCGACCTCAACGACCCGAAGCTCGTCACGCCCCGCGAGCGCGGTGGTTACGGCCTGCAGGCCCAGTGGTCGGACGACTTCCACCACGCGATGCACGTCCGGCTGACCGGGGAGGACGAGGGCTACTACGCGGACTTCGCCGCGCCGGACGCGCTCCAGCGCGTGCTCCACGACGTCTTCTTCCACGCCGGTACCTGGTCGTCGTTCCGCGAGCGGACCCACGGCCGGCCGGTGGACACCCGGAGCGTGCCCGGCCACCGCTTCCTCGCCTACCTGCAGGACCACGACCAGATCGGCAACCGCGCGGCCGGCGACCGGCTCTCGGCCACCGTGCCGGCGGGCCGGCTGGCCTGCGGCGCGGCCATCCTGTTCTGCTCGCCGTTCACGCCGATGGTGTTCATGGGGGAGGAGTGGGCGGCGAGCACGCCGTGGCAGTTCTTCGCCTCCTTCCCGGACCCGGAGCTGGCCGAGGCGGTCCGCACCGGACGTCGTCGCGAGTTCGCCCGGCACGGCTGGGGCGAGACCGACGTCCCCGACCCGATGGACCCGGCCACGGTCGAGCGCTCGCGGCTCGACTGGGCCGAGGTGGACCAGCCGGAGCACCGGGAGGTCCTCGACCTCTACCGCGCGTTGATCCGGCTGCGCCGCGAGCGGCCCGAGCTGGCCGACCCGTGGACGCCCGACCTGCGGATCGACGCCGCGCCGGACGGGTCGTGGCTGGTGCTGCGGCGCGGCGGGCTGCGGCTGGCGTGCAACTTCGGCCCGGGCGAGGTCACGCTGCCGCTCGGGGCGACGAAGGAGCTGCTCGCCTGGGCTCCGGCCACCTTGGACGGTGGGGCCGCGCACCTGCCGCCCGAGACCTTCGTCCTGGCCGAAACGACACCCTGA
- the treS gene encoding maltose alpha-D-glucosyltransferase, with protein MAEETRPDAALGLEGVPHTGEAMTADGMLVEPQAEDFRSAQQAPSNPAWFKGAVFYEVLVRAFADSNGDGTGDLRGLAGRLDYLAWLGIDCLWLPPFYASPLRDGGYDISDFRAVLPEFGSVEDFVFLLNEAHRRGIRVITDLVLNHTSDAHPWFQQSRSDPDGPYGDYYVWSDDDSRYADARIIFVDTESSNWTYDPVRGQFYWHRFFSHQPDLNFENPDVQNAMIDTLRFWLDLGIDGFRLDAVPYLFEQEGTNCENLPRTHEFLKRCRKVVDDEYPGRILLAEANQWPSDVVEYFGDPAVGGDECHMAFHFPLMPRIFMAVRRESRFPISEILTQTPQIPDGTQWGIFLRNHDELTLEMVTDEERDYMYTEYAKDPRMKANIGIRRRLAPLLDNDRNQQELFTAMLLSLPGSPVLYYGDEIGMGDNIWLGDRDAVRTPMQWTPDRNAGFSSCDPGRIYLPVIMDPVYGYQGLNVEAQSNNDSSLLNWTRRMIEVRKQHHAFAEGEFVDLGGSNPSVLAYKRQWRRPDGGEDTVLCVNNLSRFPQPVELDLSAHRGCVPVELTGGVRFPGIGELSYLLTLPGHGFYWFQLTTPGDEGEAR; from the coding sequence ATGGCGGAGGAGACTCGCCCCGACGCGGCGCTCGGGCTCGAGGGCGTGCCGCACACCGGTGAGGCCATGACGGCCGACGGGATGCTGGTCGAACCCCAGGCCGAGGATTTCCGCTCGGCGCAGCAGGCGCCGAGCAACCCGGCGTGGTTCAAGGGCGCGGTGTTCTACGAGGTGCTGGTGCGCGCCTTCGCCGACTCGAACGGCGACGGCACCGGCGACCTGCGCGGCCTGGCCGGCCGGCTGGACTACCTGGCGTGGCTGGGCATCGACTGCCTGTGGCTGCCGCCGTTCTACGCGTCGCCGCTGCGCGATGGCGGGTACGACATCAGCGACTTCCGCGCCGTGCTGCCGGAGTTCGGCAGCGTCGAGGACTTCGTGTTCCTGCTGAACGAGGCGCACCGGCGCGGCATCCGCGTGATCACCGACCTGGTGCTCAACCACACGTCGGACGCGCACCCGTGGTTCCAGCAGTCGCGCAGCGACCCGGACGGCCCGTACGGCGACTACTACGTGTGGAGCGACGACGACTCCCGCTACGCCGACGCGCGGATCATCTTCGTCGACACCGAGTCGTCCAACTGGACCTACGACCCGGTGCGCGGCCAGTTCTACTGGCACCGGTTCTTCTCCCACCAGCCCGACCTGAACTTCGAGAACCCCGACGTCCAGAACGCCATGATCGACACCCTGCGGTTCTGGCTGGACCTGGGCATCGACGGCTTCCGCCTCGACGCCGTGCCGTACCTGTTCGAGCAGGAGGGCACCAACTGCGAGAACCTGCCGCGCACGCACGAGTTCCTCAAGCGCTGCCGCAAGGTCGTCGACGACGAGTACCCCGGCCGGATCCTGCTGGCCGAGGCGAACCAGTGGCCCTCCGACGTCGTCGAGTACTTCGGCGACCCGGCGGTCGGCGGCGACGAGTGCCACATGGCGTTCCACTTCCCGCTGATGCCGCGGATCTTCATGGCCGTGCGCCGCGAGTCCCGGTTCCCGATCTCGGAGATCCTCACCCAGACCCCGCAGATCCCCGACGGCACCCAGTGGGGCATCTTCCTGCGCAACCACGACGAGCTGACCCTCGAGATGGTCACCGACGAAGAGCGCGACTACATGTACACGGAGTACGCCAAGGACCCGCGGATGAAGGCCAACATCGGCATCCGCCGCCGGCTGGCCCCGCTGCTCGACAACGACCGGAACCAGCAGGAGCTGTTCACGGCGATGCTGTTGTCCCTCCCGGGCTCGCCCGTTCTGTACTACGGTGACGAGATCGGCATGGGAGACAACATCTGGCTCGGCGATCGCGACGCGGTGCGCACACCCATGCAGTGGACCCCGGACCGCAACGCCGGGTTCTCCTCCTGCGACCCGGGCCGGATCTACCTCCCGGTGATCATGGACCCGGTCTACGGCTACCAGGGCCTGAACGTCGAAGCCCAGTCCAACAACGATTCCTCCCTGCTCAACTGGACCCGGCGGATGATCGAGGTGCGCAAGCAGCACCACGCCTTCGCCGAAGGGGAGTTCGTCGACCTCGGCGGCTCCAACCCGAGCGTGCTGGCCTACAAGCGCCAGTGGCGGCGCCCGGACGGCGGTGAGGACACGGTGCTCTGCGTGAACAACCTCTCCCGCTTCCCGCAGCCGGTGGAGCTGGACCTGTCCGCGCACCGCGGGTGCGTGCCGGTCGAGCTGACCGGCGGCGTGCGCTTCCCGGGCATCGGGGAGCTGTCCTACCTGCTGACGCTGCCGGGGCACGGCTTCTACTGGTTCCAGCTGACGACCCCGGGAGACGAAGGCGAAGCGAGGTGA
- a CDS encoding alpha-1,4-glucan--maltose-1-phosphate maltosyltransferase: MTGRLGIDDVSPSVSCGRYPAKAVVGEHIPVTATVWREGHDAVAATVAWRGPGDRLTRQARMAPRGPDHPDEFAAVIVPDVTGLWTYRIDAWSDPWATWEHAVEVKVAAGQGPADLANDIENGARLLERVSRRPDRRAEKALLTGAVVALRNDELSLAERVGPALSPEVRQLMHEFPVRELITKGKPLKLWVDRKRAAYGSWYELFPRSTGGLDAEGKAVHGTFTTAAAALDRVAGMGFDVVYLPPIHPIGRVNRKGPNNTLDATPDDVGSPWAIGADEGGHDAIHPDLGTFDDFDAFVARSAELGMEVALDFALQAAPDHPWVLKHPEFFTTRPDGSIAYAENPPKKYQDIYPINFDNDPKAVYEEMLRVVLVWVEHGVKVFRVDNPHTKPPDFWAWLIQSVKDAHPDVLFLAEAFTRPARLWGLARLGFTQSYTYFTWRTGKQELIDFAVDLRDHWNEGRPNLFVNTPDILHESLQRGGPGMFALRAALAATIAPTWGVYSGYELFEHAPVRDGSEEYLDSEKYQLRPRDFGRALAEGRSLEPWIAKLNAVRRAHPALQQMRTLHFHHIDNDALLAYSKQDPATGDTVVTVVTLDPYGPQEGTLWLDTGALGFEAHERLIAHDEVTGDTWDWGQANFVRLEPWRAVAHVVSVRRRLAG, from the coding sequence ATGACCGGCCGGCTCGGTATCGACGACGTCTCCCCCAGCGTGAGCTGCGGCCGGTATCCGGCCAAAGCCGTTGTGGGGGAACACATTCCCGTCACCGCGACGGTCTGGCGCGAAGGCCACGACGCCGTCGCGGCCACCGTCGCGTGGCGCGGTCCCGGCGACCGCCTGACGCGCCAGGCGCGGATGGCGCCGCGCGGACCCGACCACCCGGACGAGTTCGCCGCGGTGATCGTCCCCGACGTCACCGGGCTCTGGACCTACCGGATCGACGCCTGGAGCGATCCCTGGGCGACGTGGGAACACGCCGTCGAGGTGAAGGTCGCCGCCGGGCAGGGGCCCGCGGACCTGGCCAACGACATCGAGAACGGCGCCCGGCTGCTGGAGCGCGTCTCGCGCCGGCCGGACCGCCGGGCCGAGAAAGCGCTCCTCACCGGCGCGGTCGTCGCGCTGCGCAACGACGAGCTGAGCCTCGCCGAGCGCGTCGGGCCCGCGCTGTCGCCGGAGGTCCGCCAGCTCATGCACGAGTTCCCGGTGCGCGAGCTGATCACCAAGGGCAAGCCGCTCAAGCTGTGGGTCGACCGCAAGCGCGCCGCCTACGGCTCCTGGTACGAGCTGTTCCCGCGCTCCACCGGCGGCCTCGACGCCGAGGGCAAGGCCGTGCACGGCACGTTCACCACCGCCGCGGCCGCGCTCGACCGGGTCGCCGGGATGGGCTTCGACGTCGTCTACCTGCCGCCGATCCACCCGATCGGCCGGGTGAACCGCAAGGGCCCCAACAACACCCTCGACGCCACCCCGGACGACGTCGGCTCGCCGTGGGCGATCGGCGCCGACGAGGGCGGGCACGACGCCATCCACCCGGACCTCGGCACCTTCGACGACTTCGACGCCTTCGTCGCCCGCTCCGCGGAGCTGGGCATGGAGGTGGCGCTCGACTTCGCGCTGCAGGCCGCGCCCGACCACCCGTGGGTGCTCAAGCACCCCGAGTTCTTCACCACCCGGCCGGACGGTTCGATCGCCTACGCGGAGAACCCGCCGAAGAAGTACCAGGACATCTACCCGATCAACTTCGACAACGACCCCAAGGCCGTCTACGAGGAGATGCTGCGCGTCGTCCTGGTCTGGGTCGAGCACGGGGTCAAGGTCTTCCGGGTCGACAACCCGCACACCAAGCCGCCGGACTTCTGGGCCTGGCTGATCCAGTCGGTGAAGGACGCCCACCCGGACGTCCTGTTCCTGGCCGAGGCGTTCACCCGCCCGGCGCGGCTGTGGGGCCTGGCCCGGCTCGGCTTCACCCAGAGCTACACGTACTTCACCTGGCGGACCGGCAAGCAGGAGCTGATCGACTTCGCCGTGGACCTGCGGGACCACTGGAACGAGGGCCGGCCGAACCTGTTCGTCAACACCCCGGACATCCTCCACGAGTCGCTGCAGCGCGGCGGCCCGGGCATGTTCGCGCTGCGGGCCGCGCTCGCCGCGACGATCGCGCCGACGTGGGGCGTCTACTCGGGCTACGAGCTGTTCGAGCACGCCCCGGTCCGCGACGGCAGCGAGGAGTACCTGGACTCCGAGAAGTACCAGCTGCGCCCGCGCGACTTCGGCCGCGCGCTCGCCGAAGGCCGGTCGCTGGAGCCGTGGATCGCGAAGCTCAACGCGGTCCGCCGCGCGCACCCCGCGCTGCAGCAGATGCGCACCCTGCACTTCCACCACATCGACAACGACGCGCTGCTGGCCTACTCCAAACAGGACCCGGCCACCGGCGACACCGTGGTGACGGTCGTGACGCTCGACCCGTACGGGCCGCAGGAAGGCACGTTGTGGCTCGACACCGGCGCGCTCGGGTTCGAGGCGCACGAGCGGCTGATCGCCCACGACGAGGTCACCGGGGACACCTGGGACTGGGGGCAGGCCAACTTCGTCCGGCTCGAACCGTGGCGGGCCGTGGCCCACGTGGTGTCGGTGCGGCGCCGGCTGGCCGGGTAG